The sequence below is a genomic window from Sphingomonas crusticola.
CCGGCCGGTCTATTACGAATTGGCCGAGCTGGCCCTGGGCGAGGACAGCACTCCGCCAGGCCTTTGGTCCGACGGTGTCTTCTTTCCGCTGGACGGAACATGAGCCTGACGGAGCGGCTGCGCGCGGCGCTCGCCGGGGAAAGCTCGCACGTGCCGATCGTGGGCGACGAATATGATCGCGCCGGCGGCGTCTACGCGCCCGCTGCGGTGCTGGTGGCGATCACCGACCGGGCCGAGCCGGGCGTGCTGCTGACGCTGCGCCAGCCGCATCTGCGTCGTCACGCCGGGCAGATCGCCTTTCCCGGCGGCCGCATGGATCCGGAGGATCGCGACGCCGTTGCCGCGGCATTGCGCGAGGCCCAGGAAGAGATCGGGCTGGACCCTGGCGCGGTCGATATCGTCGGTATCAGCGATACGTATCGCGTCGGCACGGGCTTTGCCGTGACGCCGGTGATCGGCGTCATTCCGCCCGACCTCACGCTAGCGCCGCATCAGGCCGAGGTCGCGGCGGTATTCGAAACACCGCTGGCCTTCCTGCTCGAGCGCGGCAA
It includes:
- a CDS encoding CoA pyrophosphatase, with protein sequence MSLTERLRAALAGESSHVPIVGDEYDRAGGVYAPAAVLVAITDRAEPGVLLTLRQPHLRRHAGQIAFPGGRMDPEDRDAVAAALREAQEEIGLDPGAVDIVGISDTYRVGTGFAVTPVIGVIPPDLTLAPHQAEVAAVFETPLAFLLERGNHVLKTVMWEGRERRFHEILWEERRIWGATANMIVNLARRLEAAAT